From one Desulfatiglans anilini DSM 4660 genomic stretch:
- a CDS encoding cation diffusion facilitator family transporter: MSGFSAAVSNATKIRLLAVTLAMELYTVGASTVGMLTSNSLVFVANFVIALTAALASGLSLYTVKRMTHRTDLRNTYGFGRLETISSMVVGIAMLLAAVFIGYETLMKVRHPAEQHGGLLAMLLTSVSCVVSIWLWIRNLRLSRTEHSPIFGAMWRMARMGALEDLLIILAVGLALIFHGAPWTRFLDVGATSILLLSFLKSTRDVFSGSIGDLLDRSLDERDLLLILRELAANFDAYEQIHGFRTRRSGSHIFIELFLEFDRQRQMKEVYNLIDHLEAGLKQTLPNAQVMVVPSRIPVPA; encoded by the coding sequence ATGAGCGGTTTTTCTGCAGCTGTTTCCAATGCCACCAAGATCCGCCTGCTGGCGGTCACCCTCGCCATGGAACTCTACACGGTCGGCGCCTCCACCGTCGGAATGCTCACCTCCAATTCCCTGGTGTTCGTCGCAAATTTCGTCATCGCCCTGACCGCCGCCCTCGCCTCGGGTCTGTCTCTGTACACGGTCAAGCGCATGACGCATCGCACCGACCTCCGCAACACATACGGATTCGGGCGTCTGGAAACCATCTCGAGCATGGTGGTCGGAATCGCCATGCTGCTCGCGGCCGTTTTCATCGGCTATGAGACCCTCATGAAGGTCCGCCACCCCGCGGAGCAGCATGGCGGCCTGCTGGCAATGCTCCTGACGAGCGTCTCCTGCGTGGTCTCCATCTGGCTATGGATCCGCAACCTGCGCCTCAGCCGAACCGAGCACTCCCCCATCTTCGGCGCCATGTGGCGCATGGCCCGGATGGGCGCCCTCGAGGACCTGCTCATTATCCTGGCCGTCGGCCTCGCCTTGATCTTTCACGGCGCTCCCTGGACGCGCTTTCTGGACGTTGGCGCCACCTCCATCCTCCTCCTGAGCTTCCTCAAATCCACTCGCGACGTCTTTTCCGGTTCGATCGGCGACCTGCTCGACCGGAGCCTCGACGAGCGAGACCTGCTCCTGATCCTGCGTGAACTGGCCGCCAATTTCGATGCCTATGAACAAATTCATGGCTTCCGCACCCGCCGGTCCGGCAGCCATATCTTCATCGAACTGTTTCTGGAATTCGACCGGCAAAGACAGATGAAAGAGGTGTACAACCTGATAGACCACCTGGAAGCCGGCCTCAAACAGACGCTGCCGAATGCCCAGGTGATGGTGGTGCCGAGCCGTATTCCGGTCCCGGCCTGA